In the genome of Nitrospira japonica, one region contains:
- a CDS encoding tyrosine-type recombinase/integrase produces MHAHLLDEPMEATLPALNTIQEAYETACLAGHRFPEPDDAELWRRCKATWCFREWIELYRRYHMVNFAEATRLVIDCRLNKHFGPLVPLKPELITRNVLLHFSTELAKHSPTVARMSLKLITAIFYKAIDWGVWSGQNPASRIPKPPRQFRTRFVQPGEELRRLLVVLNQEPDDIRAFFLTVLLTGCRKGELQRMQWKDLDLVNGLWHKPAGTVKNRKPQTTPLPRTLIPFLDRLPRLNTWVFEAPHNLGRWKEMYVFNTWKRIRTRAHLPDCTIHDLRRTFASYLAMGGTSSSVIAKALGHSDLQHVHIYARLDVNSVRSAVDAQADTIMNLHNMTPPPTAGPRPTRPRTRREPQPSAEPVEMPPAPPQTQRDPATDWPG; encoded by the coding sequence ATGCACGCGCACCTACTGGATGAACCAATGGAGGCCACGCTTCCCGCGCTGAATACGATACAGGAGGCATACGAAACCGCCTGTCTGGCCGGCCATCGCTTTCCCGAGCCGGATGACGCTGAGCTCTGGCGGCGGTGCAAGGCGACGTGGTGCTTTCGAGAATGGATCGAACTCTACCGGCGCTACCACATGGTGAATTTCGCCGAGGCTACCCGCCTTGTCATTGACTGTCGGCTCAACAAACACTTCGGTCCGCTGGTGCCGCTCAAACCTGAGCTGATCACCCGCAATGTCTTGCTGCATTTCTCAACAGAACTCGCCAAACATTCCCCCACGGTCGCTCGCATGTCGCTCAAACTCATCACGGCGATCTTTTACAAAGCGATCGATTGGGGCGTCTGGTCCGGCCAGAATCCCGCGTCCCGCATTCCCAAGCCCCCGAGGCAATTTCGGACTCGTTTTGTCCAGCCCGGTGAGGAGCTCCGCCGTCTGCTGGTCGTCCTGAATCAGGAACCGGACGATATACGGGCCTTCTTCCTGACGGTCCTGCTGACCGGCTGTCGCAAAGGAGAACTGCAACGCATGCAGTGGAAGGACCTGGATCTGGTCAACGGGCTCTGGCATAAGCCGGCCGGCACGGTGAAGAATCGCAAGCCCCAAACGACGCCACTCCCGAGGACCCTGATTCCGTTTCTCGATCGATTGCCCCGTCTCAACACGTGGGTATTTGAAGCGCCCCATAACTTGGGTCGCTGGAAGGAAATGTATGTCTTTAATACCTGGAAGCGCATCCGGACCCGCGCCCATCTACCAGACTGCACGATCCACGATTTGAGAAGAACATTTGCAAGCTACTTGGCGATGGGTGGGACGAGCTCATCGGTCATTGCCAAGGCCTTAGGACATAGCGATTTACAACACGTGCACATCTATGCACGACTCGATGTGAATAGCGTCCGGTCGGCCGTCGATGCCCAAGCCGACACGATTATGAATCTCCACAACATGACCCCACCACCCACGGCAGGCCCACGACCCACGAGGCCACGCACCCGGCGGGAACCTCAGCCGTCAGCCGAGCCCGTAGAGATGCCACCAGCGCCGCCGCAGACACAGCGGGATCCCGCTACCGATTGGCCCGGATGA
- a CDS encoding lipid-binding SYLF domain-containing protein has translation MRGSISRDLQLVAMVAGSALLLNAWLAGPASAASAKEIDAGADEAIVKFEQEVKGGKAFIESSKGMLVFPKVIKGGAGFGGEYGEGAFRVKGKTVDYYSMLQGSFGLQLGGEVKTVYLVFLDEAAMKKFHDGEGWKAGVDGSVSLVTLGAGGTIDTNNMKDPIVAFVLGQKGLMYNLSLEGTKFTKQKK, from the coding sequence ATGAGGGGATCAATTTCTCGGGACCTGCAGCTCGTGGCTATGGTGGCAGGCTCCGCGCTGTTATTGAACGCATGGCTCGCTGGCCCGGCGTCGGCGGCTTCGGCAAAAGAAATCGACGCTGGGGCGGACGAAGCCATCGTGAAATTCGAACAGGAGGTCAAAGGCGGCAAAGCCTTCATCGAGAGCAGTAAAGGCATGCTGGTGTTCCCCAAGGTCATCAAAGGTGGCGCGGGGTTTGGCGGAGAGTATGGAGAAGGCGCATTCCGAGTCAAAGGCAAGACGGTCGATTACTACAGCATGTTGCAGGGTTCGTTTGGACTGCAGTTGGGAGGAGAGGTTAAGACTGTCTATCTCGTGTTTCTTGATGAAGCTGCGATGAAGAAATTCCATGATGGCGAGGGGTGGAAGGCCGGAGTGGACGGCTCCGTCTCACTCGTGACCCTCGGCGCGGGGGGAACGATCGATACCAACAATATGAAGGATCCGATCGTCGCCTTTGTGTTAGGTCAAAAAGGCCTCATGTACAACCTGTCGCTCGAAGGGACGAAGTTCACGAAGCAGAAGAAATAA
- a CDS encoding CV_2116 domain-containing protein, which produces MKSVVYEGYTIKSFPQQHLKSGQWKISLDIFWEAHGVTTVKCFTAETHYATEEDADLNGSTYGQDIIDGKVPGLSVD; this is translated from the coding sequence ATGAAATCCGTGGTCTATGAGGGCTATACCATCAAGTCCTTCCCGCAGCAGCACCTGAAGTCTGGCCAGTGGAAAATTAGTCTCGATATCTTCTGGGAAGCACACGGCGTGACCACGGTGAAATGCTTCACGGCGGAGACGCACTATGCGACGGAAGAGGATGCCGATCTCAACGGCAGCACTTACGGCCAAGACATTATTGACGGAAAGGTGCCCGGACTCTCGGTCGATTGA
- a CDS encoding bestrophin-like domain: MSSLAIALIVFLCVFVSGLLGLVIRMCLPSHHLREESMGIVKHGTGLIATLAALVLGLMIASAKASFDTIKSEVGQMAVRVVQLDRVLAHYGPETKETRELLQRVIASAIEVIFSDEGTGQARMDTPERLARIEDIQAKLRDLAPRTDAQRVLQARATELVKELLHMRWLLIVEAESAIPTLFLVVLVFWLAFIFAGFGLLSANNTTVVAIMIVCALSVSGAIFLIGEMDRPLDGLIKVSSAPLRNALAHLGQ; encoded by the coding sequence ATGAGTTCATTAGCTATCGCGTTGATTGTGTTTCTGTGCGTCTTTGTCAGCGGCCTGTTGGGGTTAGTGATTCGAATGTGCTTACCGAGCCATCACCTCCGTGAAGAGTCGATGGGTATCGTGAAACATGGGACCGGTCTCATCGCCACGCTGGCCGCCCTCGTGCTCGGCCTGATGATTGCGTCAGCCAAAGCCTCGTTCGACACGATCAAGAGCGAAGTTGGGCAGATGGCCGTGCGGGTGGTGCAGCTCGACCGGGTGCTGGCGCACTACGGACCCGAGACGAAAGAGACCCGTGAATTGCTTCAACGCGTCATCGCCTCTGCCATCGAGGTCATCTTTTCGGACGAAGGGACCGGACAAGCCAGGATGGATACGCCTGAACGGCTGGCTCGGATCGAGGACATTCAGGCCAAGCTGCGAGACCTCGCTCCACGCACGGACGCCCAGCGCGTGCTCCAGGCTCGCGCCACGGAGCTGGTCAAGGAGCTTCTCCACATGCGCTGGCTGCTCATCGTGGAAGCAGAAAGCGCCATCCCCACGCTCTTCCTCGTGGTGCTGGTGTTCTGGCTCGCCTTCATCTTTGCGGGCTTTGGTCTGCTGAGTGCGAATAACACCACGGTGGTGGCGATCATGATCGTCTGTGCGCTGTCGGTCTCAGGGGCGATTTTTCTGATCGGGGAGATGGATCGTCCGCTCGACGGGTTAATCAAGGTGTCCAGTGCGCCGTTACGCAATGCCCTTGCCCATCTTGGACAGTAA
- a CDS encoding PilZ domain-containing protein yields MHFTIRPFRRIPLCCPVAYQVEQFEGFGMVWNVTPMGWRFSGDLPLRVGEVCSLTVTLPTHQEIYVAAAIVRWVRAEEYGVETLVIDAESREDLDQFLSEWTAEAPGADG; encoded by the coding sequence ATGCACTTCACCATTCGTCCCTTCCGTCGGATCCCCCTGTGCTGCCCCGTGGCCTACCAGGTTGAGCAGTTCGAAGGCTTCGGCATGGTCTGGAATGTCACCCCGATGGGCTGGCGCTTCTCCGGTGATCTCCCCCTGCGTGTCGGTGAGGTCTGTTCGCTCACGGTGACGCTGCCCACGCACCAGGAGATTTATGTGGCCGCGGCCATTGTTCGATGGGTGCGAGCCGAGGAATATGGCGTGGAAACGTTGGTGATCGATGCGGAATCCCGGGAGGACCTTGACCAATTTCTTTCTGAATGGACAGCGGAGGCGCCGGGAGCAGATGGGTAG
- a CDS encoding thermonuclease family protein, which yields MLLILAPVIGWADFSGEVVGVLDGDTIEVMHRQQAERIRLHGIDCPEKGQAYGTRAKQAASALVFGKEVTLRTHGMDKYGRTIADVLLPDGTNVNQQLVKEGWCWWYRKYAHKDVTLEHLEQAAREAQSGLWADPQPVPPWEYRKASRGKKPAWLDLEPEAELPVQ from the coding sequence GTGTTGCTCATCCTTGCCCCGGTGATCGGGTGGGCAGATTTCTCTGGCGAAGTGGTGGGCGTGCTGGACGGCGACACCATCGAAGTCATGCACCGTCAGCAGGCCGAGCGGATCCGACTCCATGGGATCGATTGTCCCGAAAAAGGGCAAGCATATGGAACGAGGGCGAAGCAGGCCGCCTCGGCGCTCGTGTTCGGGAAGGAGGTCACGCTACGCACTCATGGCATGGACAAGTACGGACGCACCATTGCCGATGTGCTGTTGCCAGATGGCACGAACGTAAATCAGCAACTTGTGAAAGAGGGCTGGTGCTGGTGGTATCGGAAGTATGCCCACAAGGACGTGACCCTGGAGCATTTGGAACAGGCGGCACGTGAGGCACAGTCAGGACTTTGGGCCGATCCGCAACCGGTGCCGCCGTGGGAATATCGGAAGGCTTCGCGAGGAAAGAAGCCGGCCTGGTTGGACTTGGAGCCGGAAGCCGAACTACCAGTTCAATGA
- a CDS encoding DUF2971 domain-containing protein produces the protein MISELNRELYAATTGVPLYHYTSLAGVKGIIDTGLLRATEITYLNDSTEMAHTVSQLDPETWFREGFGKLESKLFVQFREWISHRLTAGHKLYVGCFTANGNLLSQWRSYCPPTRGVNLGFNGAKLTASACDQGWKLGKCIYEQDKKEEIAIEVLNEIEDLAERKGAKAGSFQHIFEELETHLLEIAALLKHPAFHEEQEWRIVSPVITNYVEADIEYREGASMLIPFMKFGLPHAPDRRVDLEHVYLGPTPNSNISMESLSNYLSKFGASPRNGVQYSNVPYRTW, from the coding sequence ATGATCAGCGAGCTTAATAGAGAATTATACGCCGCTACCACGGGGGTTCCGCTCTATCACTACACCTCCTTGGCCGGCGTGAAGGGAATCATTGATACGGGCCTTCTCAGGGCAACTGAAATAACTTACTTAAACGATTCGACAGAAATGGCTCATACAGTCAGTCAGCTAGATCCCGAGACTTGGTTTCGTGAGGGATTTGGCAAACTCGAATCAAAGCTGTTTGTTCAGTTCCGAGAATGGATATCCCATCGACTTACAGCTGGTCACAAGCTGTATGTTGGATGTTTCACGGCCAATGGCAATCTTCTTAGCCAGTGGCGTAGTTATTGTCCCCCCACCAGGGGTGTCAACCTTGGATTCAACGGAGCAAAATTGACAGCATCAGCCTGTGACCAAGGGTGGAAGTTAGGGAAGTGCATCTACGAACAAGATAAGAAGGAAGAAATTGCAATTGAGGTTTTGAATGAGATTGAGGACCTTGCTGAGAGGAAAGGAGCAAAAGCCGGTTCCTTCCAGCATATTTTTGAAGAGCTGGAAACCCATCTCCTCGAAATTGCTGCCCTTCTTAAGCATCCAGCATTTCATGAAGAACAGGAGTGGCGAATTGTCTCCCCTGTCATTACGAATTATGTTGAGGCGGACATCGAGTATCGAGAAGGCGCATCGATGCTAATTCCTTTCATGAAATTTGGCCTGCCACACGCACCAGATAGACGGGTAGACCTAGAGCATGTGTATCTTGGACCTACACCGAATTCGAATATTTCTATGGAATCGTTATCGAACTATTTGTCCAAATTTGGAGCTAGCCCTAGAAATGGTGTGCAGTATTCCAATGTTCCGTATCGCACCTGGTAA
- a CDS encoding DUF3800 domain-containing protein — translation MPNKYVLYVDDTGSRDPDRAVLDGRQDGMDCFGLGGFLLKEEDIPSLKTAHERFCNSWNINYPLHSSSIRGKRGRFSWLRSMERADQFLSELEHLLVSLPGIAIACVIHRPGYVSRYREMYPGQLWFMCKTAFSILVERSAKFSDGQGRKLEIVFEGTGKKEDRNLKHYLKELKRNGSPFSTQTSHGYTPLVADDFRRIILGELHQKTKEVPMLQLADLLLYPMAKAGYEPSYGPFVRLKEAGRLIDCYFTAEECSSRGIKYSCFERS, via the coding sequence ATGCCAAATAAGTATGTGCTGTATGTTGACGACACGGGAAGTAGAGACCCTGATAGAGCTGTTTTGGATGGACGGCAAGACGGAATGGATTGCTTCGGCCTGGGCGGCTTCCTGCTTAAAGAGGAAGATATCCCAAGTCTAAAAACTGCCCACGAGAGGTTTTGCAATTCTTGGAATATCAATTATCCCCTCCACTCATCGAGTATTAGAGGAAAGCGTGGCAGATTTTCTTGGCTAAGGAGTATGGAGCGGGCAGATCAGTTTTTATCCGAACTCGAACATCTCCTGGTTTCGCTTCCCGGGATCGCCATCGCCTGCGTGATCCATCGCCCAGGATATGTCTCGCGATATCGTGAGATGTACCCAGGGCAGCTATGGTTCATGTGCAAGACCGCGTTTTCGATCTTGGTTGAACGATCCGCCAAGTTCTCCGATGGGCAGGGTCGAAAACTCGAGATCGTTTTTGAAGGTACGGGAAAAAAAGAGGACCGAAATCTGAAGCACTATCTCAAAGAATTGAAACGAAATGGGAGCCCCTTTAGCACACAAACTTCACATGGGTACACTCCTCTTGTCGCGGATGACTTTCGGAGAATAATTCTGGGAGAGTTGCATCAGAAGACAAAGGAAGTCCCAATGCTGCAGTTAGCCGATCTGCTTTTATACCCGATGGCAAAAGCTGGTTATGAACCGAGTTATGGACCTTTTGTTAGGCTCAAGGAGGCGGGTAGGTTGATTGACTGCTATTTTACGGCAGAGGAGTGTTCGTCGAGAGGAATCAAATACAGCTGTTTCGAGCGCTCCTAA
- a CDS encoding 2OG-Fe(II) oxygenase — translation MALRRFRPPASWEGLGFAPRFVYCGASMQVAFDQFDDERFSFHEDQVLILDQVWSAADRLEFQRAMREAPWTSLRDNSRLAVTFPYCGNWLKADLMHSQRRRLLDRLSLSCITRYIESFPNIAGRHVNFNYYSYAAGDCLRTHDDIAQDQASADMMLRPTPMRRLAMVTYLHDEWEPDWGGELVIYDMGEGRRDQSVFTVTHCIPPKPGSLVLFTVPRYHRVCRIDELCGAAKRLSIAGWFMTEHQPCTITTAALQQVCAPRK, via the coding sequence ATGGCGTTGCGCCGCTTCAGGCCTCCCGCATCCTGGGAAGGCCTAGGATTTGCACCTAGGTTTGTCTATTGCGGGGCCTCTATGCAGGTGGCGTTCGATCAGTTCGACGATGAGCGGTTCTCCTTTCATGAGGATCAGGTATTGATCCTTGATCAGGTGTGGTCCGCCGCCGACCGGCTAGAGTTCCAACGTGCCATGCGGGAGGCGCCCTGGACGTCGCTACGCGACAATTCGCGACTTGCCGTAACATTTCCCTACTGTGGCAACTGGTTGAAAGCGGACCTAATGCATTCCCAGCGCCGCCGACTCCTCGATCGGCTCAGCCTCTCGTGCATCACTCGCTATATTGAATCCTTTCCCAACATTGCGGGGCGGCACGTAAATTTTAATTACTACTCCTACGCCGCCGGAGACTGTCTTCGAACGCACGATGACATAGCGCAGGACCAGGCGTCTGCGGATATGATGCTTCGGCCCACCCCGATGAGACGCCTCGCCATGGTGACTTATCTCCATGATGAATGGGAGCCGGACTGGGGCGGCGAATTGGTGATTTACGATATGGGAGAAGGCCGACGGGATCAGTCAGTCTTTACCGTCACCCATTGCATCCCGCCGAAACCGGGTTCCCTGGTATTGTTCACGGTACCGAGATACCACCGGGTCTGCCGAATTGATGAACTGTGCGGAGCGGCGAAACGCCTCTCGATCGCCGGGTGGTTCATGACCGAACATCAGCCATGTACGATCACCACTGCCGCCTTGCAGCAAGTCTGTGCTCCCCGCAAATAG